One Carcharodon carcharias isolate sCarCar2 chromosome 1, sCarCar2.pri, whole genome shotgun sequence DNA window includes the following coding sequences:
- the atp5meb gene encoding ATP synthase membrane subunit eb — MVPPVQVSPLIKMARYSALLVGVIYGKKRYDYLKPVAEEERRVEAEEKKKREELERIAKQLAEANEDTILK; from the exons ATGGTTCCTCCGGTGCAGGTGTCGCCTTTAATCAAG ATGGCTAGGTATTCTGCATTGCTGGTTGGTGTCATCTACGGGAAGAAGCGTTATG ATTATCTAAAGCCTGTTGCTGAAGAGGAGAGGAGAGTTGAGGCTGAAGAAAAAAAGAAACGAGAGGAGCTTGAGCGCATTGCGAAACAATTGGCAGAAG CTAATGAAGACACTATTTTGAAATGA